Below is a window of Desulfosoma caldarium DNA.
GGTGCGAGAACTGGCGGAGGCGCAAAAGCGCACAGAAGAGCGTTTGGACAGCCTGGCGGCCAAAGTCGAAGATCTGACGGAGGCGCAGAAACGCACGGAGGCCCGAGTCGAGGAGCTGGCGGAGGCGCAGAAGCGCACAGAAGAGCGTTTGGACAGCCTGGCGGCCAAAGTCGAGGAGCTGGCGGAGGCGCAGAAACGCACGGAGGCCCGAGTCGAGGAGCTGGCGGAGGCGCAGAAGCGCACAGAAGAGCGTTTGGACAGCCTGGCGGCCCGAGTCGAGGAGCTGGCGGAGGCGCAGAAGCGCACGGAGGCCCGAGTCGAGGAGCTGGCGGAGGCGCAGAAAAAAACCGAATTCAAGCTGGCTACCCTGACTGAAGAGCACCGCAAGACGCGGGAAATGCTGGGCGGTTTGGCGCACACGGTGGGATACCGCCTTGAAGATGAAGCCATTTGGGCACTGCCGCGTCTGTTGGCTCGCGATTTCGGCATGACGATCGAGGCGCCGTTGGAACGCAGCTGGCTCGAATCCGGCCCCAATCGTTATATGGAAGTCAATATTTGGGGTTCGGGTGCGTTGGAGGGCCGGAGGGTCCATATCTTTGGTGAAGCGAAGTCGCAACTCAAAAAGAGCGACGTGGACAAGTTCCTTGTCACGGTGGCCAAGGTTCGCCAGATTACCGGCACGGAGGTTTTTCCGGTTCTTGTCACGTACCAGACATCTCCGAGCGTGAAGCGGGCCGCGGCCGAAAAGGGTATCAAGCTCTACATGTCTTACGAGCTTCGAGTTTCCGATTCAACTTCGTGAAGATCAACATGATTGTGTTGGGCCTTTCTGGTGGGCATTTTCTCTTCAACACCGATGTTCTTTGAATGGGATGCCCCATGCCTCAACTTTCGGAGATCGAGGGCACTATTTGGAGATGTTCTCGTCATGGCTTCTGATCGGTTATTTTATCTCACGGCTTGCAGCATCCCCAAGTGTTCTCACCGGGACCAGGTAAACGGTGACCCAGGTGCTCGACCAGGTCGTGGCCTCTCACGTCCCAAAGACCCAGCCGATGTCTTGAGAAAAATTCATTGCCGCCTTTTTTGGAGGCGTCGCCGTTTGGGCAGGTCAACGCGCCTCAGATCTTTTTATCATCAACGGCCTGGACGGCGGGTCGAAAGATCCGACGCTTCAGCAGATTTGCGAACTTTACGCAGACACTTACCACGAATGGTCACAACGGTGTTCAACCCGGGACCGCCTTAACCAGTGAATATCGACTGGACAAAGTGGCATCTGTACTCATGAGGACGCCCGTGAGGGTTCGCGAGCAATAACCTTTCAAGGCAAGGATTGCCTCATTGGGTCATAACCACCGTGCGGTGTTGGTTGAGGATTTCGGACCTACGAGGGGCACCTGCGCCGATACAGGCACATGGGTGGACGGCTAGGAGATGACTTGAGTGGAAGCCCAAGAAGGTGAGGGCGGGTTTCATTAAGTGTCTCTTTGGCATATCGGGCAGTGAATCTCTTGTCTCCGGCACTGAGGCTTGTGGGTGAGAGATCCTCCCACTGCCGTTAAATGATCGATGGAGAGGGTCGAGGCTACTGGGGGGAACAAACCCTGGGCAAACCGCCCCGGGGCCCTTCTTTGACGGCATATTCTATGGTGCCGATGGGAACGCCATGATCTGGCGACTGAGGATGAACAATCGGTGTTGGAATGGCACGCGCACTTGAGTCTTCCGGTGGTGGCGTTGGCGGTGGGAGTCAATGTGCCGTTTGGCTATTGGCGCGCTCATGTCCAGCGGTTTTCACGGGCATGGTTCCTGGCCATCCATCTTCCCGTGCCGCTGGTTGTCGCCCTGCGACTCGTGTCGGGGCAAGGTTGGCGGCTGGCTTCCATCGCCGTGTTCGTCGGGGCTTTTTGCCTTGGGCAATGGTTGGGTGGTATGGCTTACCGGGTTTTTAAGAAAGGTCGCAGGCTGTGATGGATGCATTGGCCGTAAGGTAACCTCAAGAGAAAGGAACGATTCTATGGCGGGCAAAAAGATTTTGATGCTGGTGGGAGATTTCGTGGAAGACTACGAGGTGATGGTTCCTTTCCAGATGCTCTTGATGGTGGGGCATACGGTGCATGCAGTGTGCCCGGGCAAGAAGGCAGGGGACAAGGTTCGAACCGCGGTCCACGATTTCGAAGGGGATCAGACCTACAGCGAAAAACCCGGCCATAATTTTACTCTCAACGCCACCTTTGATGAGATCCGTCCCGAAGACTACGACGGCCTGGTTATACCCGGCGGAAGGGCCCCCGAATACATTCGCCTCAACGCGAAAGTTTTAGACATAGTGCGTCATTTTGCCCAAGCACAAAAGCCCATCGCTTCCATCTGCCATGGCCA
It encodes the following:
- a CDS encoding chordopoxvirus fusion protein; translated protein: MEQTTSQGLTSELYKTIIAIVDERVREIRVTREGFDDLKQVVRELAEAQKRTEERLDSLAAKVEDLTEAQKRTEARVEELAEAQKRTEERLDSLAAKVEELAEAQKRTEARVEELAEAQKRTEERLDSLAARVEELAEAQKRTEARVEELAEAQKKTEFKLATLTEEHRKTREMLGGLAHTVGYRLEDEAIWALPRLLARDFGMTIEAPLERSWLESGPNRYMEVNIWGSGALEGRRVHIFGEAKSQLKKSDVDKFLVTVAKVRQITGTEVFPVLVTYQTSPSVKRAAAEKGIKLYMSYELRVSDSTS
- a CDS encoding DJ-1/PfpI family protein, whose product is MAGKKILMLVGDFVEDYEVMVPFQMLLMVGHTVHAVCPGKKAGDKVRTAVHDFEGDQTYSEKPGHNFTLNATFDEIRPEDYDGLVIPGGRAPEYIRLNAKVLDIVRHFAQAQKPIASICHGQLVLVAAGVLQGRTCTAYPAIKPDVVAAGASWADVNDTFSNAEVDGYLVTAPAWPAHPAWMRKFMELLGTRIEP